Proteins encoded together in one Anoxybacillus flavithermus window:
- a CDS encoding MerR family transcriptional regulator has product MDSYKHKKVISIGIVSELTGLSPRQIRYYEERQLIFPDRSKGTRKYSFADVEWLVEIANKREEGVQTREIRYEMMKEIRETMRKGQINAHFRSRM; this is encoded by the coding sequence ATGGATTCATATAAACATAAAAAAGTTATTTCAATTGGTATTGTGAGCGAATTAACAGGGTTGTCGCCGCGGCAAATTCGCTACTATGAAGAACGTCAACTCATTTTTCCAGATCGATCAAAGGGAACGAGGAAATATTCTTTTGCCGACGTCGAATGGCTCGTTGAGATTGCAAACAAACGAGAGGAAGGAGTGCAAACACGGGAAATTCGCTATGAAATGATGAAAGAAATTCGTGAAACGATGAGAAAGGGACAAATTAATGCTCATTTCCGTTCGCGTATGTAA
- the cysK gene encoding cysteine synthase A has product MCGSIIDLIGNTPVVKLNRVVFREGASVYIKLESFNPGGSVKDRAARRMIERAEQEGKIVPFQSTIIEPTSGNTGIGLAMVCAAKGYRCIITMPDNATKERVNLLKAYGAEVHLTPASLRMQGAIDEAYRLAESIPNSFIPMQFENKANLDAHRISTAVEIVEAFPEGIDAFVLTAGTGGTVTGTGEELKKTFPHLRIYVVEPYGSPILSGGQPGPHKIPGTGPGFIPPILNRKVYDDILLVKDEEAQMMARRLAAEEGVLVGASAGAAAFCAVQVARTLPKDARVLCMAPDTGERYLSSDLFNG; this is encoded by the coding sequence ATGTGCGGATCTATCATCGACTTGATTGGAAATACGCCCGTTGTTAAGCTCAATCGGGTTGTTTTTCGGGAGGGAGCAAGTGTATATATAAAGCTCGAGTCGTTCAATCCGGGTGGAAGTGTAAAAGATCGTGCGGCCAGACGAATGATTGAGCGGGCAGAGCAAGAAGGGAAAATTGTCCCTTTTCAAAGCACGATTATTGAACCAACATCAGGGAATACAGGAATTGGGTTAGCGATGGTATGCGCAGCGAAAGGTTATCGTTGCATCATCACGATGCCAGATAATGCGACAAAGGAACGAGTGAATTTATTGAAAGCATATGGTGCGGAAGTTCACTTAACTCCCGCTTCTTTACGTATGCAAGGAGCGATTGATGAAGCATATCGGCTTGCGGAGAGTATTCCAAACAGCTTTATCCCCATGCAGTTTGAAAATAAAGCAAATCTAGATGCTCACCGAATAAGTACAGCAGTTGAAATTGTAGAGGCATTTCCAGAAGGAATTGACGCGTTCGTGCTTACAGCAGGAACAGGGGGGACGGTAACAGGAACAGGGGAGGAGTTGAAGAAAACATTCCCTCATTTACGCATTTATGTTGTGGAACCATATGGGTCTCCCATCCTTTCGGGTGGGCAACCGGGGCCGCATAAAATTCCAGGTACTGGACCAGGTTTTATTCCGCCTATTTTAAATCGCAAGGTGTATGATGATATTTTGCTTGTCAAAGATGAAGAAGCACAGATGATGGCGCGGCGATTAGCTGCAGAAGAGGGGGTTTTAGTGGGGGCTTCAGCTGGGGCAGCTGCCTTTTGTGCGGTTCAAGTGGCGCGAACTCTCCCGAAAGACGCACGTGTGCTTTGTATGGCACCAGATACAGGAGAGCGATATTTGTCCTCCGATTTATTTAACGGATAA
- a CDS encoding DUF2294 domain-containing protein, with the protein MRTKGELEDQISRALTQWEKEYLGRGPLSVKTDILRNMVIVQLRGILTPAEKALCETKEGMLSIKRIRADLIESGSEQLKELIYRLTNKQVASMHTDISTKTGERILVFLLQEPVDTQG; encoded by the coding sequence ATGAGAACAAAAGGAGAACTAGAAGATCAAATTAGTCGCGCCCTTACTCAATGGGAGAAGGAATATTTAGGCCGCGGTCCTCTCTCCGTCAAAACGGATATTTTACGAAATATGGTCATCGTACAGTTGCGCGGTATTTTAACTCCTGCCGAAAAAGCATTGTGTGAAACAAAAGAAGGAATGTTGTCTATTAAACGCATTCGTGCCGATTTAATTGAATCAGGTAGCGAGCAGTTGAAAGAGCTTATTTATAGGCTAACAAATAAACAAGTCGCAAGTATGCATACCGATATTAGTACGAAAACAGGGGAACGAATCCTCGTGTTTCTATTACAGGAACCAGTCGATACACAAGGTTGA
- a CDS encoding IS110 family transposase: protein MKLYVGIDVSSTDLYTCIMDQEGNTCAQFKVDNHLLGATFLRDQILLWANKLQPSEILIGMEATSVYSWHPAMFFHQQEELKSWNVKVFTINPKLIRKFKEAYTDLDKTDGIDAWIIADRLRFGRLKVTAVMQEQFIALQRLTRMRYHLVHQLTREKQYFLQHLFYKCSSFTQEVDSSVFGHAILELLLESFSLDEISQMDVQQLADFLRQKGRNRFADPECIAKSIQKAARSSYRLSKCVEDSIDLLLGLSIQSIRSLQAQIKELDKAITRHLEGIPNTLQTIPGIGPVYAAGILAEIGQIERFDNQAALAKYAGLTWSKHQSGRFQAEETSLIRSGNRYLRYYLVEAANSVQRHDASFRTYYRKKYEEVPKHQHKRALVLTARKLVRVIDALLRNGQIYTPRKGEDR from the coding sequence ATGAAACTCTACGTCGGGATTGACGTGAGCTCAACGGACTTATACACGTGTATCATGGATCAAGAAGGAAACACGTGCGCCCAATTCAAGGTGGACAATCATCTCCTTGGCGCGACCTTCCTTCGCGATCAAATCCTCCTGTGGGCCAACAAGCTCCAACCATCCGAAATTCTCATCGGGATGGAAGCCACTTCGGTCTACAGCTGGCATCCAGCGATGTTTTTCCACCAACAGGAGGAGCTGAAGTCTTGGAATGTCAAGGTGTTTACCATCAATCCAAAGCTCATTCGCAAATTTAAAGAAGCGTACACTGACTTGGATAAAACGGACGGCATCGATGCGTGGATCATCGCCGATCGGCTTCGCTTTGGCCGTTTGAAAGTGACAGCTGTCATGCAAGAACAGTTTATCGCCCTTCAACGGCTCACGCGCATGCGCTATCATCTCGTCCATCAGCTGACTCGGGAAAAGCAGTACTTCCTCCAACACTTGTTTTACAAGTGCAGTTCCTTTACCCAAGAGGTGGACAGCTCCGTGTTCGGACATGCCATCTTAGAGCTTCTTCTCGAGTCGTTTAGCTTAGACGAAATCAGTCAGATGGACGTGCAACAGCTCGCTGACTTCTTGCGCCAAAAAGGACGCAATCGCTTTGCCGATCCGGAATGCATCGCCAAGTCCATTCAAAAGGCGGCTCGTTCGTCGTATCGGCTTTCCAAATGTGTCGAGGATTCCATCGACTTGCTTTTAGGGCTATCGATTCAATCCATCCGTAGCCTTCAAGCGCAAATTAAAGAGCTAGATAAAGCGATTACTCGCCATTTGGAAGGCATCCCAAATACGTTACAAACGATTCCCGGCATTGGTCCGGTCTACGCCGCTGGCATCTTAGCCGAAATTGGACAAATCGAGCGCTTTGACAACCAAGCCGCCTTAGCAAAGTATGCAGGTTTGACTTGGTCTAAGCACCAGTCCGGTCGGTTCCAAGCCGAGGAGACTTCCCTCATTCGTTCCGGCAATCGCTATCTCCGTTACTACCTAGTGGAGGCTGCCAACTCGGTACAACGGCATGATGCGTCGTTTCGCACCTATTACCGGAAGAAGTATGAGGAAGTACCAAAGCACCAACACAAACGAGCCCTCGTCCTCACCGCTCGAAAACTCGTGCGTGTGATCGATGCGCTGCTACGCAACGGTCAAATCTACACGCCAAGAAAGGGGGAAGATCGATAG
- a CDS encoding rhodanese-like domain-containing protein, translating into MTQKWFSFLFTFLFIISGCAQNRYTNISVDEAAQMMQKEDVVVLDVRTEEEYASGHIPGAILLPLQHLPDRVDELNKNKTYIVVCRSGNRSAQASELLVKEGFSSIYNMTGGMNEWKGEVEK; encoded by the coding sequence TTGACGCAAAAATGGTTTTCTTTTTTATTTACATTTCTTTTCATCATAAGCGGATGTGCACAAAACCGTTATACAAACATTTCTGTCGATGAAGCTGCACAAATGATGCAAAAAGAGGACGTTGTTGTGCTCGATGTCCGTACAGAAGAGGAATATGCTTCCGGTCATATTCCTGGAGCTATTTTATTACCTTTACAACATCTTCCAGATCGTGTAGATGAACTGAACAAAAACAAGACGTATATTGTCGTTTGTCGTTCCGGTAATCGCTCAGCGCAAGCAAGCGAATTGCTAGTAAAAGAAGGCTTCTCAAGTATATATAATATGACCGGCGGTATGAATGAGTGGAAAGGCGAAGTTGAAAAATAG
- a CDS encoding diacylglycerol/lipid kinase family protein, which yields MTDSGVDQKQYTFSNAWLVTVANHPYYGGGMKIAPFAQSNDQQFDVIVVNDVSRLKLLALFVTVFWGGHIKMKEVHTFRGKYIHICSNTSLPLHADGEQIGEGEITISVNKQVRVFR from the coding sequence ATCACGGATTCAGGTGTTGATCAAAAACAATATACGTTTTCAAATGCGTGGCTTGTCACCGTTGCGAATCATCCGTATTATGGCGGTGGAATGAAGATTGCTCCATTTGCGCAGTCAAATGACCAGCAGTTTGACGTGATCGTTGTAAATGATGTGTCGAGATTAAAATTACTCGCCTTATTTGTGACGGTTTTTTGGGGTGGTCATATAAAGATGAAAGAAGTACATACGTTTCGAGGGAAATATATTCATATTTGCAGCAACACGTCTCTTCCTCTCCATGCAGACGGCGAGCAAATTGGTGAAGGTGAGATTACGATTTCTGTGAATAAGCAAGTGCGTGTATTTCGATAG
- a CDS encoding IS701 family transposase, which yields MNRLAHHQGIHKFFITLGLALYFSKPVMKHLVHIVDAMITKGFSGTLTDLHHGSFHPNHRTTLSHFFTKSPWEEETLLRKLQQWVLHRVERSSKRENQPIFVSIDDTICQKTKPSSRATHAIQGCDWHYSHAEKKSIWGHSLVWLMVHTMTQAFPFAFRLYDKTAGKSKGELAIEMLSSLDVSRPVYVLMDSWYPSKTLVGACLKKGFHVIAMLKTNRILYPKGTAIQAKEFAKSMEPRDTRLVTVGKERYRVYRYEGALNGLKDAVVLLAWKADQPMTPKHLHCVLSTDRELSDEEILRYYAARWSIECFFRQAKDQLKLDGYRVRGRRAVKRYWILVQLAYMYSMFESNSDFSDGLDLLRKRKGHSLVEFIYRAAKQNIPIDTVKKQLHVA from the coding sequence ATGAATAGATTAGCACATCATCAAGGAATCCACAAGTTTTTCATAACGTTAGGGTTGGCGCTTTATTTCTCGAAACCTGTGATGAAGCATCTCGTTCATATCGTGGATGCGATGATTACAAAGGGCTTTTCGGGAACGCTGACCGATCTACATCATGGGAGTTTTCATCCGAACCATCGCACGACACTGAGCCATTTTTTCACGAAAAGCCCATGGGAGGAAGAGACGCTGCTTCGCAAACTCCAACAGTGGGTGCTTCATCGTGTCGAACGCAGCTCGAAACGAGAGAATCAACCCATTTTTGTTTCGATCGATGATACGATTTGCCAAAAAACGAAGCCCTCGTCACGGGCAACACACGCCATTCAAGGGTGTGATTGGCACTATTCTCACGCAGAGAAAAAATCGATTTGGGGACATTCTCTCGTTTGGCTCATGGTTCATACGATGACTCAAGCGTTTCCTTTTGCCTTTCGCCTCTACGACAAGACGGCGGGGAAAAGCAAAGGGGAACTCGCGATCGAGATGCTTTCTTCGTTGGATGTGAGTCGCCCCGTTTATGTGCTCATGGACTCTTGGTATCCATCGAAAACCCTCGTGGGAGCCTGCTTGAAAAAAGGGTTCCACGTCATCGCGATGCTGAAGACGAATCGGATTCTCTATCCAAAAGGGACGGCCATTCAAGCAAAGGAATTTGCCAAATCTATGGAGCCACGGGATACCCGCCTCGTCACGGTGGGAAAAGAGCGTTATCGGGTGTATCGCTACGAAGGTGCTCTGAACGGTCTCAAGGATGCCGTGGTGCTGCTCGCATGGAAAGCCGATCAGCCGATGACGCCGAAACATCTTCATTGCGTCTTGAGCACCGATCGCGAGCTAAGCGATGAAGAGATCTTGCGCTACTATGCTGCACGTTGGTCGATCGAATGTTTTTTCCGTCAAGCGAAAGACCAGCTGAAACTCGATGGATACCGCGTTCGCGGGCGTCGGGCGGTGAAACGGTATTGGATCTTGGTGCAACTTGCGTATATGTACAGCATGTTCGAGTCGAACAGTGATTTTTCGGATGGGCTCGATCTCCTGCGCAAGAGAAAAGGACATAGCCTCGTGGAGTTCATTTACCGTGCAGCAAAACAAAATATTCCCATTGATACCGTGAAAAAACAGCTCCACGTGGCATAA
- the yidC gene encoding membrane protein insertase YidC encodes MFSFFVVILSACNRNVPITEHSQGVWDHYFVYPMSKLLLMLGHAFQENYGLAIIALTIVVRFGLLPLMIKQFRASIAMQRIRPEVLKLQQKYKATDMETQRTLQQEMMKLYQKHGVNPMSGCLPIFIQMPIFMALYYAISRTEEIKLHSFLWMQLGHRDPYFIMPILASLTTFISMRLSPSATTTEVATQMKIMSYVMPVMIFMGASSVPSALSLYWVVGGCFSIIQSLVMRAQWKKHQVETAK; translated from the coding sequence ATGTTTTCGTTTTTTGTTGTAATATTAAGTGCATGTAATCGAAATGTGCCGATTACAGAGCATAGTCAAGGTGTATGGGATCATTATTTTGTTTACCCAATGTCAAAGCTATTACTGATGCTTGGACACGCATTTCAAGAAAATTACGGGCTTGCAATTATTGCGTTGACGATTGTTGTCCGTTTTGGGTTGCTTCCGCTCATGATTAAACAATTTCGTGCTAGTATCGCAATGCAACGCATTCGTCCTGAAGTACTAAAGCTCCAGCAAAAATACAAAGCAACAGACATGGAGACACAACGAACGCTACAACAAGAAATGATGAAACTATATCAAAAGCACGGTGTCAATCCAATGAGCGGTTGCCTGCCGATTTTTATTCAAATGCCTATTTTCATGGCTCTATATTACGCGATTTCGCGTACAGAAGAAATTAAACTACATTCATTTTTATGGATGCAACTCGGTCATCGTGATCCATATTTCATTATGCCGATATTAGCAAGTTTAACGACATTTATTTCGATGCGTTTATCTCCATCTGCCACAACAACAGAAGTAGCGACACAAATGAAAATCATGTCATATGTTATGCCTGTGATGATTTTTATGGGGGCAAGTTCTGTCCCTTCCGCTTTATCGCTATATTGGGTCGTTGGTGGATGTTTTTCGATTATTCAGTCGCTTGTGATGCGTGCGCAATGGAAGAAGCATCAAGTAGAAACTGCCAAATAA
- a CDS encoding RNA-guided endonuclease InsQ/TnpB family protein, with protein MKLTLTAKIKILPTSEQEQLLQKTMQAYRDACNAVSEVIYKENTLVQAKLHKMTYRKLRSTFGLKSQMAQSVLKTVIAKYKTNQTNEHKRCQIAFKKPQIDLVFNRDYSLTKGLFSINTLEGRIKVPFQTKELETYFDGTWTFGTAKLVNKHQKWFLHIPVSKEMEEANLHHICQVVGVDMGVNFLATVYDSNGQTLFFKGRHIKHKRAKYKQLRRQLQKKQTPSARRRLKKIGQRENRWMQDVNHCISKALVERYGKNTLFVLEDLTGVRQRTEKVSVNHRYEMVSWAFYDLRQKIEYKAHKHRAKVIVVDPTYTSQTCPKCGHTEKANRNKKTHTFCCRTCGYTSNDDRIGAMNLQRKGIEYIVEGTTQA; from the coding sequence ATGAAATTGACTTTAACAGCAAAAATTAAAATTTTACCGACATCTGAACAAGAACAACTTCTTCAAAAAACGATGCAAGCATATCGTGATGCGTGCAATGCGGTGTCGGAAGTGATATACAAAGAAAACACCCTTGTGCAAGCCAAACTTCACAAGATGACGTACCGCAAACTTCGCTCTACATTTGGCTTAAAATCTCAAATGGCACAGTCTGTGTTAAAAACGGTGATTGCAAAATATAAAACCAACCAAACCAATGAACATAAGCGTTGTCAGATTGCGTTTAAAAAACCGCAAATAGACCTCGTTTTTAATCGAGATTACAGCCTAACCAAAGGGTTGTTTTCCATCAATACGTTAGAAGGACGAATCAAAGTTCCTTTTCAAACGAAAGAACTTGAAACGTATTTCGACGGAACATGGACGTTTGGAACAGCAAAGTTAGTGAATAAACATCAAAAGTGGTTTCTCCATATCCCTGTATCCAAAGAAATGGAAGAAGCAAACCTTCACCACATTTGCCAAGTGGTTGGCGTAGATATGGGTGTAAATTTTCTTGCGACTGTTTATGATTCAAACGGACAGACGTTATTTTTCAAAGGTAGACACATCAAACACAAACGAGCAAAGTATAAACAACTCCGCAGACAACTACAAAAAAAGCAAACTCCGTCTGCTCGTAGAAGATTAAAGAAAATCGGTCAACGAGAAAACCGTTGGATGCAAGATGTCAACCATTGCATCAGTAAGGCACTCGTTGAGCGTTATGGTAAGAACACGCTGTTTGTGTTAGAGGATTTAACAGGTGTTCGCCAAAGAACAGAAAAAGTGTCCGTTAACCATCGGTATGAAATGGTATCTTGGGCGTTTTATGATTTAAGACAAAAAATCGAGTACAAAGCACACAAACACCGAGCCAAAGTGATTGTGGTAGACCCAACATACACATCCCAAACATGTCCAAAATGCGGACATACAGAGAAAGCAAACCGAAATAAGAAAACGCACACGTTTTGTTGTCGAACATGCGGATATACCTCAAACGATGACCGAATTGGTGCCATGAACCTTCAACGAAAAGGAATCGAGTACATCGTTGAAGGAACGACACAGGCATGA
- a CDS encoding IS1380 family transposase — protein sequence MKDFPIRFVLTDEAITPSAGLALVGYLLHQTKLDKRVNALRLPTVRRDVHISHSDVIRSMIGLLATGKTDFDHIEAYRQDDIFSTSMGIRHVPSSPTLRQRLDQLACLPMIETIIWEESMRLLVRQHATLSPCWAKGKTTWLPLDIDASPFDNSDTKKEGVSRTYKGFDGFTPLFAYAGKEGYIVHAELRPGKQHVQDNMPSFLTTAIRRARPLTSSRLLVRMDAGNDAEANVHVCLKEDVDFVIKRNLRRESKALWFQIASQKGRRVDDGQTEGVQTYELCLPQTAAIDGHTYTYVQVTQVTERTMERNGQLMLVPDYEVESYWVRLEGYEHVRMSDVLALYHDHATCEQFHSELKSDLDLERLPSGKMKTNALVLVMGAFVYNLLRLIGQDLLSDPRHPLHHKVKRRRIKTIIQTVITMAGRLVRRSRQIWMKLTRRSGYSILLLNVYQKWKEAR from the coding sequence ATGAAAGATTTCCCGATTCGGTTTGTATTGACAGATGAAGCGATTACTCCAAGTGCTGGGCTTGCTCTCGTGGGCTACTTACTGCACCAAACGAAGCTGGATAAACGAGTAAACGCCCTTCGGCTCCCAACGGTTCGTCGAGATGTGCACATTTCCCATAGCGATGTCATTCGCTCGATGATTGGCTTGCTTGCCACAGGAAAAACGGATTTTGATCATATCGAAGCGTATCGTCAGGACGATATCTTTTCGACATCAATGGGCATTCGGCACGTACCTTCCTCCCCAACGTTGCGACAGCGTCTCGATCAGCTCGCTTGTCTTCCGATGATCGAAACCATCATTTGGGAGGAATCGATGCGTCTGTTGGTTCGACAACACGCTACCTTGTCCCCTTGTTGGGCGAAAGGGAAAACGACATGGCTTCCCCTTGATATAGATGCTTCCCCATTTGATAACTCCGATACGAAGAAAGAAGGAGTGAGTCGAACGTATAAAGGATTTGACGGTTTTACGCCGTTGTTTGCGTACGCAGGGAAGGAAGGGTATATCGTTCATGCCGAGCTGCGTCCAGGGAAACAACATGTACAAGACAACATGCCTTCGTTTTTAACTACCGCCATCCGTCGAGCTCGTCCGCTGACCTCGTCTCGTCTGCTTGTCCGCATGGATGCAGGAAACGATGCGGAAGCGAATGTGCACGTATGTCTAAAGGAAGACGTGGACTTTGTCATCAAGCGAAACTTACGCCGAGAATCGAAAGCGCTTTGGTTCCAGATCGCTTCGCAAAAGGGCAGACGCGTCGATGATGGACAAACAGAAGGAGTACAAACGTATGAGTTATGCCTTCCACAGACAGCAGCAATCGATGGACACACGTATACGTACGTTCAAGTCACCCAAGTGACGGAACGAACGATGGAACGAAATGGACAGCTGATGCTCGTTCCTGATTACGAAGTCGAAAGCTACTGGGTGCGCCTCGAAGGATACGAGCATGTTCGAATGAGTGATGTGCTCGCATTGTATCACGATCATGCGACATGCGAACAGTTTCATAGCGAACTGAAAAGCGACTTAGATTTAGAGCGACTTCCATCAGGGAAGATGAAAACGAATGCGCTCGTGTTAGTCATGGGAGCATTCGTGTACAACCTTCTTCGCCTGATTGGACAAGATCTATTAAGCGATCCGAGACATCCATTACATCATAAAGTGAAACGCCGCCGCATCAAGACGATCATTCAGACGGTGATCACGATGGCAGGTCGACTCGTCCGCCGATCACGACAGATCTGGATGAAACTGACGCGAAGGAGTGGGTACAGTATACTCCTACTGAATGTGTATCAAAAATGGAAAGAGGCAAGATAA
- a CDS encoding diacylglycerol/lipid kinase family protein encodes MKLYFIVNPSAKNGKCKKIWNKIERMLQQQHICYRVVFTQKQGDGAKLAQQIAEQTNEPIAFIAVGGDGTIHEVMNGVAMYSHVTTGYMPAGTGNDFARGIQIPIKWSEALSYMLSSVKDGHVDVYDIGTFKGAKQGVFVNNVGCGFDAHISRKVNASKWKHILNRLYLGKFVYMFYLLKGLFTYEPTAVRVTVA; translated from the coding sequence TTGAAACTATATTTTATTGTCAATCCTTCGGCTAAAAATGGAAAGTGCAAAAAAATATGGAATAAAATTGAGCGGATGCTTCAACAGCAGCATATTTGTTATCGTGTTGTGTTCACACAAAAACAAGGAGACGGAGCGAAATTAGCACAACAAATAGCAGAACAGACAAATGAACCGATTGCATTCATTGCGGTCGGTGGGGACGGGACAATTCACGAAGTCATGAATGGGGTGGCCATGTACAGCCATGTGACTACAGGGTATATGCCCGCCGGGACAGGAAACGATTTTGCTCGTGGGATACAAATTCCAATAAAATGGAGCGAGGCTCTTAGCTATATGTTGTCGAGTGTTAAGGACGGTCATGTGGATGTGTATGACATCGGAACGTTCAAAGGAGCAAAGCAAGGTGTTTTTGTTAATAATGTCGGTTGTGGATTTGATGCGCATATTTCACGTAAGGTAAATGCGTCCAAATGGAAACATATTTTAAATCGCTTATATTTAGGGAAGTTTGTCTATATGTTTTATTTATTGAAAGGATTATTTACATATGAACCGACAGCTGTAAGAGTGACTGTTGCCTGA